A single genomic interval of Noviherbaspirillum cavernae harbors:
- the lipB gene encoding lipoyl(octanoyl) transferase LipB has translation MHTPAIIHRGTEDYASTFAAMRAFTDSRDRDTPDELWIVEHPPVFTLGLGADPAHVLNPHGIPVVQTDRGGEVTYHGPGQVIIYLLMDLRRNRPGARVFAREFVHKIEQAVIDTLAAYNLAGERKAGAPGIYLSGNGPWQGAKIAALGLKVRGNGCTYHGVSLNVAMDLTPFSWINPCGYEGLATVDMKTMGIEAPLQEVQLALAGNLTNLLKA, from the coding sequence ATGCACACACCAGCCATCATCCATCGCGGCACGGAAGACTACGCAAGCACCTTCGCCGCGATGCGCGCCTTCACCGACAGCCGCGACCGCGATACTCCCGACGAACTGTGGATCGTCGAGCACCCGCCGGTCTTCACGCTCGGCCTTGGCGCCGATCCGGCGCACGTGCTGAACCCGCACGGCATCCCCGTGGTGCAGACGGATCGCGGCGGCGAGGTGACCTATCACGGTCCGGGACAAGTGATCATTTATCTATTGATGGACCTGCGCCGCAACCGCCCCGGCGCGCGCGTGTTCGCCCGCGAATTCGTGCACAAGATCGAGCAGGCTGTGATCGACACCCTGGCGGCGTATAATCTGGCGGGTGAACGCAAGGCTGGCGCGCCGGGTATTTACCTGTCCGGCAACGGCCCCTGGCAAGGCGCGAAAATCGCCGCACTCGGCCTGAAAGTCCGCGGCAACGGCTGCACCTACCACGGCGTGTCGCTGAATGTCGCGATGGACCTGACACCGTTTTCATGGATCAATCCCTGCGGCTACGAAGGATTGGCAACCGTTGACATGAAGACCATGGGCATCGAAGCGCCCTTGCAGGAAGTGCAATTGGCGCTTGCCGGCAACCTGACGAATTTGTTGAAGGCCTGA
- a CDS encoding type I asparaginase, translating into MSAKHIALIYTGGTIGMARTDKGYAPMKDFAAVLSKLLHPVSGAMPRYTLHEYATPIDSTNAVPEDWQRIARDIAARYHEHDGFVVLHGTDTMAYTASALSFMLQGLRKPVIVTGSQIPLGEVRSDAAQNLITAMQLAASDQISEVAIYFNQRLLRGNRATKTSASRMQAFDSPNYPWLAEAGIDLRLNASVLLPRAAGEKFETPAYAHGRVLPVRFVPGMPVRLVQAMLDLDPQALILQGYGAGNVPDRDSALFDVLRRAHESGVVLVACSQSLHGEVALGTYATGSMLESAGAIGAMDMTFEAIFAKLHHLFALGMSAQEIRMAFLQDISGELAA; encoded by the coding sequence ATGAGCGCCAAGCACATCGCTCTCATTTACACCGGCGGCACGATCGGCATGGCGAGAACTGACAAGGGATACGCGCCGATGAAGGACTTCGCCGCGGTGCTGTCGAAACTCCTGCATCCGGTGTCCGGCGCGATGCCGCGCTACACCTTGCACGAGTATGCGACGCCGATCGACAGCACCAATGCGGTGCCCGAAGACTGGCAGCGCATAGCGCGCGACATTGCCGCGCGCTATCACGAGCACGACGGCTTCGTCGTGCTGCACGGCACCGATACCATGGCCTACACGGCATCGGCGCTGTCCTTCATGCTGCAGGGTTTGCGCAAGCCGGTGATCGTGACCGGGTCGCAAATCCCGCTGGGCGAGGTGCGCTCGGACGCGGCGCAAAACCTGATCACCGCCATGCAGCTGGCCGCATCCGATCAGATCAGCGAAGTCGCGATCTATTTCAATCAGCGCCTGCTGCGCGGCAATCGCGCCACCAAGACCAGCGCCAGCCGCATGCAGGCCTTCGACAGTCCGAACTATCCGTGGCTGGCCGAAGCGGGCATCGATCTCCGGCTGAATGCGTCGGTGCTGTTGCCGCGCGCGGCCGGCGAAAAATTCGAGACGCCGGCGTATGCGCATGGACGCGTTCTGCCGGTGCGCTTCGTGCCCGGCATGCCGGTGCGGCTCGTGCAGGCGATGCTCGACCTCGATCCGCAGGCATTGATTCTGCAAGGCTACGGCGCGGGCAATGTGCCGGATCGCGACAGTGCCTTGTTCGACGTGCTCAGGCGCGCGCATGAAAGCGGCGTGGTGCTGGTCGCATGCAGCCAGTCACTGCATGGTGAGGTTGCCCTCGGTACGTACGCGACGGGTTCCATGCTGGAGTCGGCCGGTGCCATCGGCGCAATGGACATGACTTTCGAGGCGATCTTCGCCAAGCTGCATCATCTGTTTGCCCTCGGGATGTCAGCGCAAGAGATACGGATGGCGTTCCTCCAGGACATCAGTGGCGAACTGGCTGCTTAA
- a CDS encoding benzoate/H(+) symporter BenE family transporter: MKINSTMSFFKDLSLSAIIAGFVTVLVGFTSSAVIVFQGAHAVGATPAQLASWMWALGIGMGLTCILLSLRYRMPVVTAWSTPGAAMLITGAAGVSIGEATGAFLVSAAMIALCGFSGWFERAINRIPVSIASGMLAGVLLRFGLDVFVAMKTQFTMAFAMFCTYLVMRRTSSRYAVVATLGVGIAIAAASGLLRMEGVHLEFAKPVFVAPQFSLAALIGIALPLFVVTMASQNVPGVAVIRASGYTLPISPVIGWTGVVNLLLAPFGAFALNLAAITAAICMGREAHEDPARRYVAAVFAGVFYLLIGLFGATVGALFAAFPKELVMAVAGLALFGTIGNGLAAAMSNEKEREPALVTFLVTASGVTLFGVGSAFWGLVAGVMAIVVLQAGRRHFPWFTAADRDAK, from the coding sequence ATAAAAATCAATTCCACCATGTCCTTCTTCAAAGACCTTTCCCTGTCTGCCATCATCGCCGGCTTCGTCACGGTGCTGGTCGGCTTCACCAGTTCCGCCGTCATCGTCTTCCAGGGTGCGCATGCCGTCGGTGCGACGCCGGCCCAGCTTGCGTCGTGGATGTGGGCGCTGGGCATCGGCATGGGGCTGACCTGCATTCTCCTGTCGCTGCGCTACAGGATGCCGGTGGTCACCGCATGGTCCACGCCGGGCGCGGCGATGCTGATCACCGGCGCGGCAGGCGTCTCGATCGGCGAGGCGACTGGCGCATTCCTGGTGTCGGCCGCGATGATTGCCCTGTGCGGCTTTTCCGGCTGGTTCGAGCGCGCGATCAATCGGATTCCGGTGTCGATCGCGTCCGGCATGCTGGCCGGCGTTTTGTTGCGCTTCGGACTCGATGTATTCGTGGCGATGAAGACGCAGTTCACGATGGCGTTCGCCATGTTCTGCACCTATCTCGTGATGCGACGCACATCATCGCGCTATGCGGTGGTCGCCACGCTGGGCGTGGGCATCGCGATTGCCGCCGCATCGGGCCTGCTGCGGATGGAGGGCGTGCATCTGGAGTTCGCGAAACCGGTATTCGTCGCGCCGCAGTTTTCGCTGGCCGCGCTGATCGGCATCGCGCTGCCCCTGTTCGTGGTGACCATGGCGTCGCAAAACGTGCCGGGCGTCGCGGTGATTCGCGCATCGGGCTATACGCTGCCGATTTCGCCGGTGATCGGCTGGACCGGTGTGGTCAACCTGCTGCTCGCGCCGTTCGGTGCATTTGCGCTGAATCTGGCGGCGATCACGGCGGCGATCTGCATGGGGCGCGAGGCGCACGAGGATCCGGCGCGACGCTATGTCGCGGCGGTGTTTGCCGGCGTGTTCTATCTGTTGATCGGCTTGTTCGGTGCAACGGTCGGTGCGCTGTTCGCGGCCTTCCCGAAGGAACTGGTGATGGCTGTGGCGGGACTCGCCTTGTTCGGCACGATAGGCAACGGACTGGCGGCGGCCATGAGCAACGAGAAGGAGCGCGAACCCGCGCTGGTCACCTTCCTGGTGACGGCGTCGGGCGTGACCCTGTTCGGCGTCGGTTCGGCGTTCTGGGGATTGGTTGCGGGCGTGATGGCGATCGTGGTCTTGCAGGCCGGCCGTCGCCACTTTCCCTGGTTCACCGCTGCCGACAGGGATGCGAAATAG
- a CDS encoding DUF3291 domain-containing protein: MHDKKHLAQVNIGRARGAMDDPVMAGFVAQLDRINALAEASPGFVWRLKTEEGNATSLQPYADERIIVNLSVWETPEHLRQFVYRSAHTEVLRERKSWFERFGDAYMAMWWIDAGHVPTVEEAKERLRHLQINGESEFAFSFAHLFTPTNADATAATIRLQPSAAQQE, translated from the coding sequence ATGCATGACAAGAAACATCTTGCGCAAGTCAACATCGGACGCGCCCGCGGCGCGATGGACGATCCGGTGATGGCCGGCTTCGTTGCGCAGCTCGACCGCATCAACGCACTGGCCGAGGCCAGTCCGGGTTTCGTGTGGCGACTGAAAACGGAGGAAGGCAACGCGACCTCGCTGCAGCCGTACGCCGACGAACGCATCATCGTCAATCTGTCCGTGTGGGAAACGCCCGAACATCTCCGGCAATTCGTCTACCGCAGTGCGCACACCGAAGTCCTGCGTGAGCGCAAGTCCTGGTTCGAACGCTTCGGCGATGCCTACATGGCAATGTGGTGGATCGATGCCGGCCACGTCCCCACCGTCGAGGAAGCGAAGGAACGACTGCGGCATCTGCAGATCAACGGCGAAAGCGAATTCGCCTTTTCCTTTGCGCACTTGTTTACGCCAACGAATGCCGACGCAACAGCGGCAACGATCCGCTTGCAACCCTCTGCCGCACAGCAGGAATGA
- a CDS encoding DUF2917 domain-containing protein, producing MRDLFTNKALVIPAGQASSGIAKQGQTLRIVRGRAWVTMEGVSHDYWLSAGNALQTIPGQLTVVEADPAKGNLEVRIERPQSPGAKLATQLAGLVQRFAYRKNAQATLQRPALAQCK from the coding sequence ATGAGAGACTTATTCACAAACAAGGCGCTCGTCATCCCGGCCGGACAAGCCAGCTCCGGCATTGCAAAACAGGGCCAGACCCTGCGCATCGTGCGCGGTCGCGCCTGGGTGACAATGGAAGGCGTGTCGCATGACTACTGGTTGTCCGCCGGCAATGCACTGCAAACCATCCCCGGACAATTGACGGTAGTCGAGGCCGATCCCGCCAAGGGCAACCTTGAAGTGCGCATCGAGCGTCCGCAATCGCCGGGAGCGAAACTCGCAACGCAACTGGCCGGTTTGGTGCAACGCTTTGCGTACAGGAAAAACGCACAGGCAACCTTGCAACGCCCCGCTCTCGCTCAATGCAAATGA
- a CDS encoding transcriptional regulator GcvA, which translates to MADLRRLPNLAALRAFEAAARHENFTRAAEEIHVTHGAISHQVRALEEELGVTLFVRHGKRIAITPEGERFADTLRRALTDIAAAAEVLQASSRQKRLTITSLSSFAARWLSPRLGQFIERYPDLEVMLQSSNHLTDFVRESVDVGIRFGRGHYPGLTVEKLMDDYYYPVASPRFNRGKLPKTPQQLVKSTLLRCDGEPWEPWFRAAGIEAAEPTGGLVFEDSSMLVRAAAEGHGIALARFAIVATEIESGELVRLSDIAVKCPSSYYFVCPPGALQKPQVQAFRTWLFDEIAKLKMPTTGVL; encoded by the coding sequence ATGGCGGACTTGCGCAGACTACCCAACCTGGCCGCGTTGCGCGCCTTCGAGGCCGCCGCGCGGCATGAGAATTTCACGCGGGCGGCGGAGGAAATTCACGTCACCCATGGCGCGATCAGCCATCAGGTGCGGGCGCTGGAGGAAGAACTGGGAGTGACGTTGTTCGTGCGGCACGGCAAGCGGATTGCGATCACGCCGGAGGGCGAACGCTTTGCCGACACGCTGCGCCGCGCCCTGACCGACATCGCGGCCGCGGCTGAAGTGCTGCAGGCAAGTTCCAGGCAGAAACGGCTCACGATCACGTCCTTGTCGTCCTTCGCCGCGCGCTGGCTGTCGCCGCGCCTGGGGCAATTCATCGAACGCTATCCCGATCTCGAAGTGATGCTGCAATCGAGCAATCACCTGACCGATTTCGTGCGCGAATCGGTCGATGTCGGCATCCGCTTCGGGCGCGGTCACTATCCCGGCCTCACGGTGGAGAAATTGATGGACGATTACTACTACCCGGTGGCAAGTCCGCGCTTCAATCGCGGCAAGCTGCCGAAGACGCCGCAGCAATTGGTGAAGAGCACGCTGCTGCGGTGCGACGGCGAGCCGTGGGAGCCATGGTTCCGCGCGGCGGGAATCGAGGCGGCCGAGCCGACCGGCGGGCTGGTGTTCGAGGATTCGTCGATGCTGGTGCGGGCCGCGGCGGAGGGGCATGGCATCGCGCTGGCGCGCTTCGCCATCGTCGCCACCGAAATCGAATCGGGCGAACTCGTTCGTCTCTCCGATATTGCGGTGAAGTGTCCGAGTTCCTACTACTTCGTCTGCCCGCCTGGCGCATTGCAGAAACCGCAAGTGCAAGCTTTCCGCACCTGGCTGTTTGACGAGATCGCGAAACTCAAGATGCCGACGACCGGTGTGCTATAG
- a CDS encoding DUF493 family protein: MTQASDKPADNPRETLIEYPSDFPIKIMGVMQDAFAQTMVDVVVQHDPTFHSGKMEMRPSSKGTYLSLTVTVRATSREQLDNLYRALSSHPMVKVVL; this comes from the coding sequence ATGACACAAGCTTCCGACAAACCTGCCGACAATCCTCGCGAAACGCTGATCGAATATCCGAGCGACTTCCCGATCAAGATCATGGGCGTGATGCAGGACGCCTTTGCGCAAACGATGGTGGATGTCGTCGTGCAGCACGACCCGACCTTTCATTCCGGCAAGATGGAAATGCGTCCATCGAGCAAGGGCACTTACCTGTCGCTGACGGTCACGGTGCGCGCCACCAGCCGCGAACAGCTCGACAATCTGTACCGCGCGCTGTCCTCGCATCCGATGGTGAAAGTGGTTCTATAG
- a CDS encoding D-amino acid aminotransferase produces MQDPLVYLNGELTPLSEAKIPVLDRGFIFGDGVYEVIPMYARKLFRAKQHMARLFRSLASIGIPNPHTEQEWMELIGKVEKAYPADNQLIYLQVTRGVAKRAHAFPQEMTPTVFIMTNPLVPPSAAVVEKGVPCISMEDKRWLRCEIKSVSLLGNVLAAQEAAQSGVVETIQFRDGFLTEASASNVWIVKNGTLMGPPKDNLILEGIRYGLMEELSAACGVPLEVRRIAREEVFAADEVMLTSASKEVLPVVTIDGQTIGSGKPGPVFRKLHAAYQAAKA; encoded by the coding sequence ATGCAAGACCCCCTCGTTTACCTCAACGGCGAACTGACGCCTCTGTCTGAAGCGAAGATTCCTGTCCTCGATCGCGGCTTCATTTTCGGCGATGGCGTGTACGAGGTCATCCCTATGTATGCAAGAAAGTTATTTCGTGCGAAGCAGCACATGGCGCGCCTGTTCCGCAGCCTCGCATCGATCGGCATTCCCAATCCACATACCGAACAGGAGTGGATGGAACTGATCGGCAAGGTCGAGAAGGCCTATCCCGCCGACAACCAGTTGATCTACCTGCAAGTCACGCGCGGCGTTGCCAAGCGCGCCCATGCCTTTCCACAAGAGATGACGCCGACCGTGTTCATCATGACCAATCCGCTGGTGCCGCCGTCGGCCGCAGTGGTGGAAAAAGGCGTGCCCTGCATTTCGATGGAAGACAAGCGCTGGCTGCGTTGTGAAATCAAGTCGGTGTCGCTGCTCGGCAACGTGCTGGCGGCGCAGGAAGCAGCGCAAAGCGGCGTGGTGGAAACGATCCAGTTCCGCGACGGCTTCCTGACCGAAGCCTCGGCCTCGAACGTGTGGATCGTCAAGAACGGCACGCTGATGGGACCGCCGAAGGACAATCTGATCCTCGAAGGCATCCGCTACGGCTTGATGGAGGAATTGTCGGCGGCATGCGGCGTGCCGCTCGAGGTCCGTCGCATCGCGCGCGAGGAAGTGTTCGCCGCCGATGAAGTGATGCTGACCTCGGCCTCGAAGGAAGTGCTGCCTGTCGTGACGATCGACGGCCAGACCATCGGCAGCGGCAAGCCGGGCCCGGTCTTCCGCAAGCTGCATGCGGCCTACCAGGCGGCCAAGGCATAA
- a CDS encoding HAL/PAL/TAL family ammonia-lyase, with protein MTTILIDGFTLSAEQVIAIARDPGMKVGLAPSSRDALQQSRDYIESTWMHDEAPMMYSFNTGVGLLKDTRIKVEHIGLFQTQMIKAHAAGLGEPFSEEVSRATMLLRANAFASNYSAPRVEVVERLLAFLNAGIHPVMPQKGSVGASGDLAPLSYLAAAIAGFEEAEVMYQGRRMPAPQAIAEAQIGPVTFELKAKDASALINGCTVSLAVAVLAAHDARNLLADACLSLGLTLEALRADMSAFDERIHRARPHAGQIKAAAIVRQLLAGSTRTTHDARAVQFPEESRRTDIPYTPRIQDVYSLRCAPQVYGPVFDALDYIDNIVDKEINSATDNPLIFGKDGGGFEIISGGNFHGQYLAQAMDLLAMAIADLGSMCERRIARLIDPTLSWGLPRNLMSGIRGVNTGYPVVQCSMSALVMENRTLCMPGSVDSIPAKGNSEDHVSNSTWCARKAATVVANTQYIVGVEMLLAAQGLTMTESLLPGFVLGKGTQAAYDEVRRQIPACLDGDRWFHADIVTAHSFVTSGSVRAAVERTIGAFA; from the coding sequence ATGACCACAATTCTTATCGACGGCTTCACCCTGAGCGCGGAACAAGTGATCGCGATTGCGCGCGATCCGGGCATGAAGGTCGGCCTGGCACCCTCCTCGCGCGACGCCTTGCAGCAAAGCCGCGACTACATCGAATCAACCTGGATGCATGACGAAGCGCCGATGATGTACAGCTTCAATACCGGCGTCGGCCTGCTGAAAGACACCCGCATCAAGGTCGAGCATATCGGCCTGTTCCAGACCCAGATGATCAAGGCGCATGCCGCCGGCCTGGGTGAACCCTTCTCCGAAGAGGTGAGCCGGGCGACCATGCTGCTGCGCGCGAATGCCTTCGCCTCCAACTATTCGGCGCCGCGCGTCGAGGTGGTGGAGCGCCTGCTGGCCTTCCTCAACGCCGGCATCCATCCCGTGATGCCGCAGAAGGGTTCGGTCGGCGCATCCGGCGACCTCGCGCCGCTGTCCTATCTGGCAGCGGCCATTGCCGGTTTCGAGGAAGCGGAGGTGATGTACCAGGGGCGGCGCATGCCCGCGCCGCAGGCCATTGCCGAAGCGCAGATCGGCCCGGTCACGTTCGAGCTGAAGGCCAAGGATGCCTCCGCCCTGATCAACGGTTGCACAGTCTCGCTCGCGGTCGCGGTGCTGGCCGCGCACGATGCGCGCAATCTGCTGGCGGATGCCTGCCTGTCGCTGGGACTGACGCTGGAAGCGCTGCGCGCCGACATGTCCGCCTTCGACGAACGCATCCACCGGGCGCGGCCGCATGCCGGACAGATCAAGGCCGCCGCCATCGTCCGCCAGCTGCTGGCCGGCTCGACGCGCACCACGCACGACGCGCGCGCCGTGCAGTTCCCCGAGGAATCACGGCGCACCGACATTCCCTACACGCCGCGCATCCAGGACGTGTACTCGCTGCGCTGCGCGCCCCAGGTGTACGGCCCGGTGTTCGATGCGCTGGACTACATCGACAACATCGTCGACAAGGAAATCAATTCCGCCACAGACAATCCCCTGATCTTTGGCAAGGACGGCGGCGGCTTCGAGATCATTTCCGGCGGCAATTTTCACGGCCAGTATCTGGCGCAGGCGATGGACTTGCTGGCGATGGCCATCGCCGATCTCGGCAGCATGTGCGAACGCCGCATCGCGCGCCTGATCGACCCGACGCTGTCGTGGGGCTTGCCGCGCAACCTGATGAGCGGCATTCGCGGCGTCAACACCGGCTATCCAGTCGTGCAATGTTCGATGAGCGCGCTGGTGATGGAAAACCGCACGCTGTGCATGCCGGGCAGCGTCGACAGCATTCCCGCGAAAGGCAACAGCGAAGACCATGTGTCCAACTCGACCTGGTGCGCGCGCAAGGCGGCCACCGTGGTCGCCAACACGCAGTACATCGTCGGCGTCGAAATGCTGCTGGCGGCGCAAGGCTTGACGATGACCGAATCGCTCCTGCCCGGCTTCGTGCTTGGCAAGGGAACGCAGGCCGCCTACGACGAGGTGCGTCGCCAGATCCCGGCCTGCCTCGACGGCGACCGCTGGTTCCACGCCGACATCGTGACGGCGCACAGCTTCGTCACCAGTGGTTCGGTGCGCGCGGCGGTGGAGAGAACGATCGGCGCATTCGCTTGA